The following proteins come from a genomic window of Planctomycetota bacterium:
- a CDS encoding ABC transporter permease: MSTSAQTRPNRIAAAVGYMGATVIDTLAYIGGITYLALDLIVWVARALLTRKIRFGREALYIQLVRVGVRSIGIIVLVSMCIGLILVLQMAPPLKDFGQVDKVANVNAVAIIRELGPLISAIVLTGFAGASMAAELGTMVVGEEIEALESMALNPVRFLVVPRVLATIVGLTVLAVFADLVAIGAGAFVGIVLLDIPAGVFQANTLEQAKLIDFITGLLKAGVFGMLIGLIACYNGLQVTGGAAGVGRATTITVVHAIVSIIIADLLFTALFYALGWT, from the coding sequence ATGTCCACCTCCGCCCAAACACGACCCAACCGCATCGCCGCCGCCGTCGGCTACATGGGCGCGACGGTGATCGACACCCTCGCCTACATCGGCGGCATCACGTACCTGGCCCTCGATCTGATCGTCTGGGTCGCGCGGGCGCTTCTGACACGCAAAATCCGATTCGGCCGCGAAGCCCTGTACATTCAGCTAGTCCGCGTCGGCGTCCGATCCATCGGCATCATCGTCCTCGTGAGCATGTGCATCGGTCTGATTCTCGTTTTGCAGATGGCCCCCCCGCTCAAGGATTTCGGGCAGGTCGACAAGGTGGCCAACGTCAACGCCGTCGCGATCATCCGTGAACTGGGCCCGCTGATTTCCGCCATCGTGCTCACCGGTTTCGCCGGCGCGTCGATGGCGGCGGAATTGGGCACGATGGTCGTCGGCGAAGAAATCGAGGCGCTCGAATCGATGGCGCTCAATCCCGTGCGCTTCCTCGTCGTGCCGCGCGTGCTGGCGACGATCGTCGGCCTCACCGTCCTGGCCGTCTTCGCCGACCTCGTCGCCATCGGCGCCGGGGCATTCGTCGGCATCGTCCTGCTCGACATCCCCGCCGGCGTCTTTCAGGCCAACACGCTCGAACAGGCCAAGCTCATCGACTTCATCACCGGCCTGCTCAAGGCCGGCGTCTTCGGCATGCTCATCGGACTCATCGCCTGTTACAACGGGCTTCAGGTCACCGGCGGCGCCGCCGGCGTCGGCCGCGCGACCACCATCACCGTCGTGCACGCCATCGTCTCGATCATCATCGCCGACCTGCTCTTCACCGCGCTGTTCTACGCACTGGGCTGGACCTGA
- a CDS encoding anti-sigma factor antagonist (This anti-anti-sigma factor, or anti-sigma factor antagonist, belongs to a family that includes characterized members SpoIIAA, RsbV, RsfA, and RsfB.) has product MSTSEIITKKEPLPDGVCVALSGEIDLSRSPELRTGLIEIVGAKPARLVVDMTAVPYMDSSGVATLVETLQRQRKNQGKMILCGLQPKVRSIFEIARLDMVFTIVDTVENAKTK; this is encoded by the coding sequence ATGAGCACATCCGAAATCATCACCAAAAAAGAACCCCTGCCGGACGGCGTCTGCGTCGCTCTGTCGGGTGAAATCGACCTGAGCCGCTCCCCCGAGCTGCGCACCGGACTCATTGAGATCGTCGGCGCCAAGCCCGCCCGGCTCGTCGTCGACATGACCGCCGTCCCGTACATGGACAGCTCCGGCGTCGCCACCCTCGTCGAAACCCTCCAGCGCCAGCGCAAAAACCAGGGCAAAATGATCCTCTGCGGATTGCAACCCAAAGTCCGCTCCATCTTCGAAATCGCCCGACTCGACATGGTCTTCACCATCGTCGACACCGTCGAAAACGCCAAGACAAAGTAA
- a CDS encoding ATP-binding protein, which produces MDQGVQRRAVDDGGGATMSDTKWDIELRILSQPCYLCVARAAVSALLERLGYDEADTGKVILAIDEALANVIRHGYDNRPDGPIWLRFNPTVSNGDRAGFIMVIEDEAKQVDPAAIKSRDLEDIRPGGLGVHIIHQVMDEVEYAPRREGGMRLTMTKHPSPLNHPPTQGNTSS; this is translated from the coding sequence ATGGATCAAGGCGTACAAAGGCGGGCAGTTGACGACGGCGGCGGCGCAACCATGAGCGACACGAAGTGGGACATCGAGCTTCGCATCCTCAGCCAGCCGTGCTATCTGTGCGTCGCGCGTGCGGCCGTCTCCGCCCTGCTCGAACGCCTCGGCTATGACGAGGCGGACACCGGTAAGGTGATCCTCGCCATCGACGAAGCCCTCGCCAATGTGATCCGGCATGGCTACGACAATCGCCCCGATGGACCCATCTGGCTGCGCTTCAACCCGACCGTCTCCAACGGCGACCGCGCGGGATTCATCATGGTCATTGAAGACGAAGCCAAACAAGTCGATCCCGCCGCCATCAAGAGCCGCGACCTGGAGGACATTCGCCCCGGCGGGCTCGGCGTGCACATCATTCATCAGGTCATGGACGAAGTCGAATACGCCCCCCGCCGCGAGGGCGGCATGCGACTGACGATGACCAAACATCCTTCCCCCCTCAACCACCCCCCCACGCAGGGAAACACATCCTCATGA